The Oryzias latipes chromosome 1, ASM223467v1 genome contains a region encoding:
- the fam83f gene encoding protein FAM83F isoform X2 produces MDLLTDVQILQDLMDAACRRSVPVYILLDRQGVPHFLDMCSRLQIGAQHLLNIRTRILQGFGFNLSFGKFPGSLCNKYMLVDVDKVMFGSYSFSWCTSRMDRNMITVMTGQVVDFFDRDFRELYAISEKLDLYKEFHISQPNNTRTATVRSKLEPKRPPLPATTSRFQVSLGDSRNVNIQVPAHKYYNPKYSLLLESPLRPTMSLQELGPKINSLHPVISEDVDESRPRVTSSVHVKTTSPVSAAELSENVTSVKGNAPEKNKKMTWKKKIKNSMRTPPSTGFSQTDETEDRLESNVSRSKVSRKVSKLEKKTMSLQTVNTSHDNGSTSGKSRSQGKAPCKVS; encoded by the exons ATGGATCTGCTCACAGATGTCCAGATCCTACAAGACCTAATGGATGCAGCTTGCCGCCGCTCTGTACCTGTTTACATCTTGTTGGATCGACAAGGCGTGCCGCACTTTCTAGATATGTGCTCTAGACTTCAGATCGGCGCACAGCATCTTTTA AACATTCGGACCAGAATACTTCAAGGATTTGGCTTCAATTTGTCTTTTGGCAAATTCCCTGGGTCTCTTTGTAATAAATACATGCTGGTGGATGTGGACAAAGTAATGTTTGGCTCTTACAG tttctccTGGTGTACATCTCGTATGGATCGAAACATGATCACTGTGATGACAGGACAAGTTGTCGACTTCTTTGACAGAGACTTCCGTGAGCTGTATGCTATCTCTGAGAAATTGGACCTCTACAAAGAATTTCACATCAGTCAACCCAACAACACTAGGACTGCCACTGTGCGCTCCAAATTGGAGCCCAAACGGCCACCGCTACCAGCGACCACATCCCGATTCCAGGTCAGCTTAGGGGATTCCAGAAACGTCAACATCCAAGTTCCCGCACACAAATACTATAACCCAAAATACTCACTCCTTTTAGAGAGCCCTCTGCGACCAACAATGTCTCTTCAAGAACTAGGACCTAAAATAAATTCACTTCATCCGGTGATTTCTGAAGACGTGGATGAGAGCAGGCCGAGAGTGACCAGCAGTGTTCATGTGAAAACAACAAGCCCAGTATCTGCTGCTGAACTGAGTGAAAATGTAACCAGTGTTAAAGGAAATgctccagaaaaaaacaagaaaatgacatggaagaaaaaaatcaagaattcGATGAGAACTCCTCCATCCACTGGATTTAGTCAAACAGATGAGACCGAAGACCGTTTGGAGTCGAATGTGTCTAGATCTAAAGTGAGTAGGAAGGTTTCCaagctggagaaaaaaacaatgtctcTACAAACCGTCAACACATCACATGACAATGGCAGTACCA GTGGTAAAAGTCGGTCTCAAGGAAAAGCACCTTGCAAAGTATCTTGA